A DNA window from Chelativorans sp. AA-79 contains the following coding sequences:
- a CDS encoding dihydroxyacetone kinase family protein → MKKLINDPREAVREMLEGLADMSPDLVLLNDENVVVRDGIPASGNRNVAVISGGGSGHEPAHAGFVGEGMLTAAVVGDVFTSPSVDAVYAAIAAAAGPAGVLLVVKNYTGDRLNFALAAELARQDGIPAEIVVVADDAALRDTVEPARRRGIAGTILVHKIAGAAAERGMPLADVARVARAAADDVVTMGIGLGACTVPTAGKPSFTLGEDEIEFGLGIHGEKGVRRAPIQKSDAIVEAILETLLTELGPRASAGVALLVNGLGATTPMELTIVARRALAVLRARGIKVERGWTGNFMTALEMPGCSLSLLPLDAERRELLDAASKAPAWPGPGIVADARKTRQAPRPTIDAEQETLEPGPISDVLKSVVLAVAGALEEAETELTDLDSRAGDGDLGASMERGARALRALPPAAFATPESLLVAMANTLRRAIAGSSGPFYATALMRAARRLSGRAAPTADEWAAALAEAVQSVADIGGAKPGDRTMLDALSAAVAGWERASAEGRSPREAWDAAAAAARAGALETASMRPRLGRASYLGERAIGVPDGGAVAVAIWMEAIANALPRETA, encoded by the coding sequence GTGAAGAAGCTCATCAACGACCCACGTGAAGCCGTTCGCGAAATGCTCGAGGGGCTGGCCGACATGTCGCCCGACCTCGTGCTCCTCAATGACGAGAATGTGGTTGTGCGCGACGGCATTCCTGCTTCCGGAAACAGGAATGTGGCCGTGATCTCGGGCGGCGGGAGCGGACACGAGCCGGCCCATGCCGGTTTTGTCGGTGAGGGCATGCTGACCGCGGCCGTGGTGGGCGATGTATTCACCTCGCCAAGCGTCGACGCGGTCTACGCGGCCATTGCCGCGGCGGCCGGTCCGGCCGGGGTGCTGCTGGTGGTCAAGAACTACACCGGTGACCGGCTGAACTTCGCCCTTGCCGCTGAATTGGCTAGGCAGGACGGAATTCCCGCTGAAATCGTGGTGGTCGCCGACGATGCCGCTCTTCGCGACACGGTGGAGCCGGCGCGCCGGCGCGGCATTGCGGGCACGATCCTAGTGCACAAGATCGCGGGTGCGGCGGCCGAGCGTGGAATGCCGCTGGCGGATGTCGCACGCGTCGCGCGCGCGGCAGCGGACGACGTCGTGACGATGGGAATCGGCCTGGGTGCCTGCACGGTTCCCACCGCCGGCAAGCCGAGTTTCACGCTCGGCGAGGACGAGATCGAGTTCGGCCTCGGCATCCATGGCGAAAAAGGCGTTCGGCGAGCCCCGATCCAGAAATCGGATGCCATCGTCGAGGCGATCCTGGAAACGCTTTTGACCGAGCTTGGCCCTCGTGCATCCGCGGGCGTCGCGCTGCTGGTCAACGGACTCGGCGCAACCACGCCAATGGAACTGACGATCGTCGCCAGGCGTGCCCTGGCTGTCCTGCGTGCAAGAGGCATCAAGGTTGAGCGGGGATGGACCGGGAACTTCATGACCGCGCTTGAAATGCCCGGCTGCTCCCTATCGCTGCTTCCTCTCGATGCGGAGCGCCGCGAACTTCTCGATGCGGCTTCCAAGGCCCCCGCGTGGCCCGGGCCGGGCATTGTTGCCGATGCCCGCAAGACGAGGCAGGCGCCGCGTCCCACGATCGACGCGGAGCAGGAGACACTCGAGCCCGGACCGATCTCGGACGTGCTGAAATCGGTCGTCCTCGCCGTCGCCGGAGCATTGGAGGAGGCGGAGACGGAACTGACCGACCTCGACAGCCGTGCCGGCGACGGCGATCTCGGCGCCAGCATGGAACGCGGCGCGCGCGCCTTGCGCGCGCTTCCACCCGCAGCCTTCGCCACGCCGGAATCGCTCTTGGTCGCCATGGCCAACACGCTGCGGCGCGCGATTGCGGGCAGTTCCGGCCCCTTCTATGCAACTGCGCTGATGCGGGCGGCGCGCCGGCTCTCCGGTCGGGCGGCACCGACCGCCGATGAATGGGCGGCAGCGCTTGCCGAGGCGGTCCAGTCCGTTGCCGATATCGGGGGCGCCAAACCCGGCGACCGCACGATGCTCGACGCATTGTCGGCTGCAGTTGCTGGCTGGGAGCGTGCCTCGGCGGAGGGGCGGTCGCCTCGGGAAGCGTGGGATGCGGCCGCTGCCGCCGCGCGCGCAGGCGCCCTCGAAACCGCGTCGATGCGCCCGCGGCTCGGCCGCGCAAGCTATCTCGGCGAGCGCGCGATCGGCGTTCCCGATGGGGGCGCCGTTGCCGTCGCCATCTGGATGGAGGCGAT